The proteins below come from a single Streptomyces sp. M92 genomic window:
- a CDS encoding sensor histidine kinase, with amino-acid sequence MPKPYAPDSRWLGAVMHAAFFLLLGGALARFLLRHPGEPRTPWIFALSLTLAVLHLLGPALTGPEPSGSVTRPAGRRLAWLGLVVVVWMVLVVLAPSFAWCAVPLFYTGLRTLPARAALVLVTVLTLFVVAAQLRLAGGFDPNLLLAPPAVAAIAAAVFLHTERQAARQRALIDDLIRTRRELAASERREGTLAERQRLSMEIHDTLAQGLSSQRMLLQAAERVWETDPDKARTHVRGAASVAEHNLTEARRFVHDLAPADLARGGGLDAALRALAVRESGDHLTVRVHVDDGGRSPLLPDRVQSALLRIAQGALANVREHAGASAAALTLTLLDDQAVLDVTDDGHGFDPVALPDAPAGVRGHGLPAMRARLRQLGGTLTVESAPGEGTVLSAAVPLEAPRPDPADRQETPR; translated from the coding sequence CCGGACAGCCGGTGGCTCGGCGCCGTGATGCACGCGGCGTTCTTCCTCCTGCTCGGCGGCGCCCTCGCCCGCTTCCTGCTGCGCCACCCCGGCGAGCCCCGCACCCCGTGGATCTTCGCCCTCTCCCTCACCCTCGCGGTGCTGCACCTGCTCGGGCCCGCCCTGACCGGCCCCGAGCCGTCCGGCTCCGTCACCCGGCCCGCCGGGCGGCGCCTGGCCTGGCTGGGCCTGGTGGTCGTGGTGTGGATGGTGCTGGTCGTCCTCGCGCCCAGCTTCGCCTGGTGCGCGGTGCCCCTCTTCTACACCGGCCTGCGCACCCTCCCGGCCCGGGCGGCGCTGGTGCTGGTCACCGTCCTGACGCTGTTCGTCGTCGCCGCGCAGCTCCGGCTCGCGGGGGGCTTCGACCCGAACCTGCTGCTCGCGCCGCCCGCCGTCGCCGCGATCGCCGCCGCCGTGTTCCTGCACACCGAACGGCAGGCGGCCCGGCAGCGGGCCCTGATCGACGACCTGATCCGCACCCGCCGGGAACTCGCCGCCTCCGAGCGCCGCGAGGGCACCCTCGCCGAACGGCAGCGGCTGTCCATGGAGATCCACGACACCCTCGCCCAGGGCCTGTCCAGCCAGCGGATGCTGCTCCAGGCCGCCGAACGGGTCTGGGAGACCGACCCGGACAAGGCCCGCACCCACGTCCGGGGCGCCGCCTCCGTCGCCGAGCACAATCTCACCGAGGCCCGCCGCTTCGTCCACGACCTGGCCCCCGCCGACCTCGCCCGCGGCGGCGGCCTGGACGCGGCGCTGCGCGCCCTGGCCGTGCGGGAGTCCGGCGACCACCTCACCGTGCGCGTCCACGTCGACGACGGCGGCCGGTCCCCGCTGCTGCCCGACCGCGTCCAGTCGGCCCTGCTGCGCATCGCCCAGGGCGCCCTGGCCAACGTCCGCGAACACGCGGGCGCCAGCGCCGCCGCCCTGACCCTCACCCTCCTCGACGACCAGGCCGTCCTGGACGTCACCGACGACGGCCACGGCTTCGACCCGGTGGCACTCCCCGACGCCCCCGCCGGGGTGCGCGGACACGGGCTGCCCGCGATGCGCGCCCGGCTGCGCCAGCTGGGCGGCACCCTGACCGTGGAGTCGGCGCCCGGCGAGGGCACCGTCCTGTCCGCCGCCGTACCTCTGGAAGCGCCCCGCCCCGACCCGGCCGACCGGCAGGAGACACCCCGATGA